A single genomic interval of Oryzias latipes chromosome 3, ASM223467v1 harbors:
- the adam10 gene encoding disintegrin and metalloproteinase domain-containing protein 10: protein MIVALVVAFCCLHHTTGQLRTPLNKYISHYEELSYDTEALHQSHQRAKRALSPHDMTVHLNFHAHGRHFPLRMKRDTTLFTPDLVIEDSGDQPPLDTSHIYSGEIFGERNTRIHGSVVDGRFEGFINTDLGTYYVEPAERYLQNKNTTVHSVIYHEDDIDYPHKYGPEGGCAHDSVFERMKKHQMSAVEESDKEMNFEKEDEEEDTYGPVILRKKRAAENEKTVCQLFIQTDHLFLKYYGSREAVLAQISNHVSAINAIYMNTDFMGIKGISFMVKRIRINGTKEANDESNPFRFSNIGVETFLNLNSEQNHDDFCLAYVFTDRDFDDGVLGLAWVGSTAGSSGGICQKTKKYGDGKYQSLNTGIITVQNYGSHIPPTVSHITFAHEVGHNFGSHHDSEMECKPGESNDRNTKKLGNYIMYARATSGSKLNNNKFSQCSLHSINSVLSRKRNICFVEPGQASCGNGLVENGEECDCGYSEECKDPCCYSASEEISKRCKIKPGTECSPSGGPCCSNECKFKNSSNTCRLESDCALKGFCNGSSALCPKSKAKEDFTTCNSETQICQNGVCTGSICHKYKLEDCICSSEDIMNMPAELCHVCCQESLDPTTCSSTSSERWAKYFNKTVLTMPPGSPCNDFKGYCDVLKRCRVVDADGPLLRLRKSIFNPELYENISDWLGAYWWAILLIGIGYIVLMMGFICLCSPFIKSHNKSYNDKKPLPVTRRTPQHSSSSVRYTAANPRNTRRT, encoded by the exons ATGATAGTGGCTCTGGTTGTGGCGTTTTGCTGTCTTCACCATACCACCG GTCAGTTAAGGACTcctttaaacaaatatataagTCATTATGAAGAGTTGTCTTATGACACGGAAGCCTTGCACCAAAGTCACCAGAGAGCCAAGAGGGCACTCTCTCCTCATGACATGACTGTGCACCTTAACTTTCACGCTCATGGAAG acattttcCGTTGCGGATGAAGCGGGATACGACTTTGTTTACTCCAGATCTGGTCATCGAGGATTCAGGGGACCAGCCACCCCTTGACACGTCACACATATACAGCGGAGAGATCTTTG GTGAAAGGAACACTCGGATCCATGGCTCTGTAGTGGATGGACGGTTTGAGGGTTTCATTAATACCGATCTAGGCACATACTATGTTGAACCTGCAGAGCGGTATCTTCAGAACAAGAACACGACTGTCCACTCTGTCATCTATCATGAGGACGATATTG ACTATCCGCATAAGTACGGTCCAGAGGGCGGCTGTGCTCACGATTCTGTGTttgagaggatgaagaagcaCCAGATGTCTGCAGTAGAGGAGTCAGACAAA GAGATGAACTTTGAAaaggaggatgaagaagaagacACTTATGGTCCAGTGAttctgaggaagaagagggcagcagaaaatgagaaaactgtCTGTCAGCTCTTTATCCAGACCGACCATTTATTCCTAAAATACTATGGGTCAAGAGAGGCTGTCCTTGCACAG atttCCAACCATGTAAGCGCTATTAATGCAATTTATATGAACACAGATTTCATGGGCATAAAAGGGATCAGCTTCATGGTGAAAAGGATCAGG atAAATGGCACAAAGGAGGCAAATGACGAAAGTAATCCTTTTCGCTTTTCCAACATCGGAGTGGAAACGTTTTTGAACCTGAACTCTGAGCAGAACCACGATGACTTCTGCTTAGCCTACGTCTTCACTGATAGGGACTTTGATGATGGTgtgcttggcttggcttgggtcGGGTCTACTGCAG GCAGCTCTGGAGGAATAtgtcaaaagacaaaaaaatatggTGATGGAAAGTACCAGTCCCTCAACACCGGCATCATTACTGTGCAGAATTACGGTTCCCACATTCCTCCCACGGTGTCGCACATTACCTTTGCGCATGAAGTTGGGCACAACTTTGGTTCTCAT CACGACAGTGAAATGGAATGCAAACCTGGAGAGTCAAATGATCGAAACACAAAGAAGCTGGGCAACTATATCATGTATGCCAGAGCAACATCAGGGAGCAAATTAAACAACAACAAGTTCTCACAATGCAGCCTCCACAGTATTAATAGTGTTCTGTCAAGGAAAAGAAACATCTGTTTTGTTG AGCCTGGCCAGGCTAGCTGTGGGAATGGACTTGTGGAAAATGGAGAGGAGTGTGACTGTGGCTACAGTGAAGAATGTAAAGACCCCTGCTGCTATAGCGCCAGCGAAGAAATAAGCAAACGGTGCAAGATTAAACCTGGCACTGAATGCAG TCCTAGCGGAGGTCCATGTTGCTCAAATGAGTGTAAATTTAAGAATTCCAGCAATACATGCAGACTGGAGTCTGACTGTGCCTTGAAGGGCTTTTGCAATGGAAGTAGTGCTCTGTGCCCaaaatcaaaagcaaaagagGACTTCACCACTTGCAATTCAGAAACACAAATTTGCCAAAATGGA GTCTGCACTGGTTCCATTTGCCATAAGTATAAGCTAGAGGACTGCATTTGTTCCAGTGAAGATATCATGAATATGCCAGCTGAGCTGTGCCATGTGTGCTGCCAGGAGAGCC TTGACCCCACCACCTGCAGCAGCACAAGTTCTGAGAGATGGGCCAAATACTtcaacaaaacagttttaacaaTGCCGCCTGGCTCACCCTGCAATGATTTTAAGGGGTATTGTGATGTGCTCAAGAGGTGTCGTGTGGTCGATGCTGACGGGCCTTTATTAAGGCTAAGGAAATCCATCTTCAATCCAGAGCTCTATGAAAATATCTCAGATTGGCTGGGG GCTTACTGGTGGGCTATACTTTTAATTGGAATTGGTTATATAGTGCTGATGATGGGATTCATCTGTTTATGCAGTCCCTTCATCAAAAGCCACAACAAGAGTTACAATGACAAGAAACCATTACCAG TTACCCGAAGAACACCGCAGCATTCCAGCTCGAGTGTCCGTTACACAGCAGCCAATCCCAGGAATACCAGGAGAACCTGA